AGAAATTAGGGAGACACTTTTCTGAGTTTCCAAACGCGAATTTCTCTTGCTTCTCGGGGTTCCCACACTCCAGGAATTCCCCCCCTTACTGGGGCCAAGCGCAGCTCAAGGTTCTCTTTTCAGTTCTCCGCCCACTTTTGCCGTAGGAGCGGCTTCGGCCCCGCCCATTTAAGGCCCTGCCCCTCAGGCCTTACCCATTTGCCCCCGCCCCTCGGGGGGTTCGCCTTGCTAGTCCCCGCCCCTTCCCAGGGTTTGCGGACGCAGCTCTTGCTCACCTGGAGTGCAGACGGTTTCACATACCAGCGGGCAGAGGTAGCAAaattggcagtgctggagggcaaGAGGGGGCGATAGGACGGGGTCAAGATGGGGACGGGCCACGGCAGCTCCCTGGAGGCAGGGCTGGCCCAAGGGCTGTGGCACGCGGACGGTCTCAGGCCAACTTGGGGTTCCTGGAGCCTTGATGCACTGGCAGGTGTGAGGGGGTGCTCACCTGGCACTGGTCGCAGTGCTCGCCCATGTTCTCCTCGTCACAGTGACAGTTCTCACattctgtgcatcgctggggacCAGACGGGCTTGGTTAGATGAAAATGCAGACCGTGCCCCCAGCCCATTCATCCTCTTTGTCCTTGGACATTTCCCCAACTCCTCAGCCCTCAAACCCATTTCTGGGTCCCTACTGCTGAGAGATTCCTAGCAATTCTCCCTTACTCTGCATCAGTACTGACCCTGCTGttaccttccccccccccaactcacCCCACTGTCTATCCATTCCTTTCCGGACACCTCAGACCCCATCACTTGTCTGCAGCATTGCCGAGCCTCCTGTGTACCCCCCATGTGGCCCCAGAAATGTCCCCCTCGATTCTGCTTCTGCCCCTCCTTTATTCAGGGAACTCCTGAGGCTTCCCAGGAACCCCAGGGCAAATTCCAGGCACAGCTGAGTTGGGGGTCCCAGGTTACGTACATTGCAGAAGGAACAGTAGCTGCACAGGGACCCTGGCTGGTAGTTCCCATAATCCTGGGCATCCTGTGAATCTGTGGGGACAGAAGGGCAGCGGTGACCAAGCTGGCCGGATTcagccccctccagcctgcaGGTCCACTTACCTGTGTCCTCACCACTGTCCTCCTCACTGGCACTCTCTCCAGCCACCTCCCGAGCACTCGGTGGTTTGGGGATGATGGTGAATGGGAACTGgtcttcctccagcccctcctcttcttcctcctcctgatGGGAAGATCTAAAGGGGGCCCCAACCTCTGCCCTCTCgtgcttcctctccccctcctcttcctcctcctcctcctcctcttcctcctggctcaggctGACACCGTGGCCTCCATCATCCTCATCTTCCTCATCCTTCTGCTCTGGGCGGCCCTGGTGGGATCTTCCTCCCTGCTGTgagtcttcctcctcttcttcctcttcctcctctggacCACGTTCTTCTCCCTTCTTGTCTGCTTCCTCTGCTGACTCTCTAGTCTCCCAGTGACTCATCTCCTCACCCTCTGCATGTCCCTGTGGCCGGGGGCTCAGCTCctccttgatggatgctttttCACCTGTTCCTTCATCTCTGGAACTGGGAGCCTGGTGACTGAGCGTGGCAGAGAGGTCCTCATCGTCTTCCTCTGCTGCTCTTTGgtgctggtgcccaggggctactgaCTTATGCTCACCTGGGAACACCTCATGCTCAGGGCTCTTGAGACCTTGGGGCTGGTGGCTTGCAACAGGGTGACTGAACCTGACTGagagcccctcctcctcctcctcctcctcatcttcctcctgaCCTTGGGGATGTCTGTGAACTGGGTGCCACTGCTCAGTGGAcacatcctcatcctcatcttcCTCATCTCTGTGACCTTGCTGTCCATGGCTGGGAACATGAGTATGGTCTTCCTCTGACAtatcttcatcctcttcctcccgGTGGCCTCGGTGTCTGTGGACCTGGAGTCCATACTCACTGGAGGCATCATTATTgtcatcatcttcatcttcatcttcatctttgtGGCCCTGGTGTCCGTGGACCTGGAGTCCATACTCATTGGAggcatcattatcatcatcatcttcatcctcaTCTTTGTGGCCTCGGTGTCCGTGGACCTGGAGTCCATACTCATTGGAGGCATCATCATTATCGTCATCATCTTCATCCTCATCTTTGTGGCCCTGGTGTCCATGGACCTGGAGTCCATACTCATTGGAGGCATCATTATTGTCATCATCTTCATCCTCATCTTTGTGGCCTCGGTGTCCATGGACCTGGAGTCCATACTCGCTGGAGGCATCCCCACCCTTCTCATCTTCATCCTCCTCCCCGTGGCTTCGGTGTGTGTGCCTGGTGCTGTAATGGTGATGCTCACTGGAcacaacctcctcctcctcttcctcctcctcctcctggtggCCATGGTGCCTGTGTCCCACCAAATCTGCACCTTCCTGCTGGGTCCCCTCCTCGCTGTTCATACCTTGGAGCCGGTCACCGTACTCTTGGGAGACGTCTCTGTCCTCTTCTCCATAGCTCAGGACGTGGCGTCCACTCACCGGGGGGAGCCCTTCCTTCTCACCTCCGTGACTCGGGCGGCCCAGCTCAGCTGATGTGTCCTCCGAGGGCCCCGGTAGCCCCACATTATGGTTCCAGGGGCTGGGGCTCGGGCCAGGCCCCCTCAGCTGCTGGGTCATggctggggggaggagaaggatggTCACAGCTGTCCAGAGGAGACAAGTGTGTGGCCATGGCGCCTGGTGGCCCATCAGGACGGATGGACTCTGTCCGCCTTGATGATCTGGGAGCAAAGCTTGGAGACCTTGTGGCTTTGCTCTTCTTTCTTGCCTCCTGGACCTTTATTGCAGGGTCTGTCCCCTCTTTCCTCTGGCCTCCGTGGCCCAGCCTGGACACCCCTCTGAGGCCTTCAGGAGCCCCCTGACCTCCCTATcaggccctccctccccactccccagccaatagggcctcacccctcccctctcaAGCTAAATTTAGTCCAGCCTGAGCTATTCTGGGGCAgccaggcccctccctccctctgaggGCAGGGGTGCCTGCCGGGtctcccctgggccctgggacCACGTCAAGGCACTTGACATTGGCTCACGGAAATTTCTGTCTTCACAGACAGCTGCCCAGACCAGAACTAGACTTTCAGTGGGCCAAGTTGAGTGTTTGGGGGGACATgtggcggggccaggagggacgTTGCTGAGGGAGGAGCTGGCTGTCGCAGAAGGAGGGCGTGGAAGTCAGGGTCAATAAAGCTGCAGTGGGGACTTGGCAGAGATAGTGGGGCCCCTGGAGAGGGCTGTGGGGAGCTGCTCCCGGCATGCCCCCTGTGACCTGTCCCTGGGATTCAGATCTGGGTGCAAGGAACAGGCCAGCCAGGGCTATAAATAgagcgggggggctgggggactcaGGTTCCACAGAGTGCAGCTGTTCCTTCCCCTGTCCCTGTTCCAAAGTGTGCGCAGGAGACATGTGACCTGCATGTGGGTGTCAGTGTCCCCATGGCGGTCACTCTGGGTCTCCAATGtgccactttcttttcttttcctttttttttttccttttgtgtaacACCTATTGatgctcaaggcatactcctggctctgcattcaaatcattcctggcagtgctgggggaccttatgggatgctggggattgcactcaggtcagccgtgtgccaggcaaacgccctccctgttgtgtTATTGCTCAGTCTCAATGTGCCACTTTCtatctctgtcctcctccctggTGCATTCTCCCGGTGCCCCATGCCTTTGTCTCTGGATCAGTGTGCCCCTTCGTCCTGCTCTCTGGCCTccttgtcttctctttttttcttttaaatttttggcatttgccacacccaggggtgctcagggatcactcctggcagtgctcgagggattcTGTATTGTGTTCAGATGGGCTGTGGCTTAGTTAAttcatttagctttttttttcttgtctttttgggtcacaccccgcgatgcacaggggttactcctggctctgcactcaggaatgaactcctggctgtgctcgggggaccatatgggatgctgggaaccgaacccgggtcagcaaggcaaatgccctacccactgtgctatcactccagcccctagctttgatttaaaaatatatgcagtgggctggagagagagtccagcggaAATAGGCACTTGCGTGCAACTGACCCCAATTTCATTCCCACACCACATGGCCCCTTAGCACAGAACTGGGGGTAGCTGCTGAGCACGGCCGAGTGTGACTCAAAGCtcctaaaaaaatacatatatatatatgtatatatatatatatttgagagggtcaaagagatagtacaatgggtagtgtgcttgctttgcccatggccaacccgggtcccattcctagcaccacgtatggtcccctgagccctgcaggagtgattcgtgaatgcagagccggagtaggtcctgagcacagcatgtagggcccCCAAAACCCGGAAGTTTCGGTCCAGTGTGCAGGCTTGAAGGTTGGTGCTTGAGGGGGCCAAGGGTACTGGGGTAGTGAGGATCAAAAGCATGCCAGCGTCTACTCCAGCCCTCTCAGTGATCCCACAGATGCCCATTTCTCCACCCTCAACTTAAGTGTTTGTGACCTTCCCTGCGCACCCCCCCAGAATCTCTGACTCCTCTCTGAACTTTGAGTttccctgccccctctctctgggactctgtccccctctctcggtgtatctctccctccctctttgggtctctgtctgtctctctggctgtctgtccctctctctgggtCTGTGTCCCTCTCTGAGGCTTGGCCTGTCCCGGCCCTAGGATCCGCCTCCTGCTATGAGTCTCAagtctccccgcccccgccccccaagaacTTGCCCCGCCCCAGGCTGGTCTGGAAGTGGCGGATCCGGTTTGTCCCTGGCAGCCGGGAACAGGGTGTTGGAGGGAATCGGGGTGCGGAGGCTGCGCCAGCATGGTGGGCGCGGAGAAGGAGCAGGTGAGCGGCGCGGGCTCGGGGCGCAGGGAGCGGGCGGGCCTCCCTCCGCAGAGAGCGCTCGGCCGGACGCCCAGATCCGGGGTCAGAGGAacgagggggcgggcgggggctggcccGAGTCCTGGGTCCTTGGGCATCCGCAGGAGACCGGGGCTGCCGGAGCCTGTGGAAGAGGGCGGGTTCCTGAGAACCGGGCCCCGGGCTAGGGCGAGGGGCACCTCAGTGACGGAACTGACCCCCGGCCCTGTTCCCGTCCCCAGAGCTGGATCCCCAAGATCTTCAAGAAGAAGACGTGCACGACATTCATCGTGGACCCTAGCGATTCGCggtgagcccagcacccacccGGGAACCGACCCCGAGTCGgcggccgccggccccgcccccgggcctccCCGCTCCGCCTCCACCGCGGAATCTCCCAAGGGCGTTCCCGgagcgggcggggggcgctgcCGCACCGTGCGGATCTATGCGGAGCATCCCAGCACCCCCATCTCCCCGCCGCCCTCCCAGGATCAGTGGTGACACCCCAGACTCGGTTCTGTGCGTGCCGCACCCCGAGTGTCTATTTGTCTCCCCATGTTCtgctcaggctgtgctcaggcggTTTCTTATCCGAGAAACCGCCGCCTTGAACCGGGTATGGGGGAGCGCATTTGGGAGGTGCCAGGCCACACCCGGGGCTGAGGTTCACCGGGAACTTGAGCTGTGTAGCTAAGGGCAAATCATTCTGCTTCCTGGAGTGACCCCGAGAATTGTTTGATTATTCCTTTGCTTCTGGAACCTGTCTGCTCAGACTCCCAATATGCTTGGGGCCGATGCAGCAGTTACAGGAGGTcaagcagcccccctccccctatTGAATGCAACACCTGtccccagtcctttgagccagcTTTCTGTTCCTGTAATTAAACAAGTTAATGTGTGACCAAGCAGGACCTGAAGATTTTTCTGCAGCCCTCGCCCAAAGGCAGGCGCTGGGCACTGTCTGCGGGAGCCAGATAGTGGGGTACCACCTTGGGAAGCTTCCAGCCGCAGGGGTGCTCTTTCCAGAGGGCTTTTCAGacacctttttctctttttttggggggaagggtacCTCCAGCGATAGTATGTGCCAGTAGTGGTATGTAAATCAACCTTTGTAAATAAACATTTGTTGGGGTGAGTGCTCAACACttcaaaacttttttattttggtttgatttgaggtcacacccaacgatgctcagggcttactcatggttctgtgcttggagatcactcctggcagggcttggggcaccatagggggtgctggggattgaaccctggctggccactttcaaagcaagtgccctacccattgtactatctctgcagcactTAAAATTTCTTTGGGGAGTGTTTATTGCtgtgggaaccacacccaacagtgccaaGGATCCATGTGAGATAAATTCAGGGTCTCAGGGGACTGGAACTatatttttgccttgcactcggccaacccaggttcaaatcccagcatcccatatggtccgagaacactgccaggagtaattcctgagtgcagagccaggagtaacccctggcatcgccgggtgtgaccccaaaagaaaaaaaaaattagggtctCAGGCATGTGAGGCTGCAGCCTTAGCCCCTTTCCCAGCCCTCCAGACTTTCTTCTGATGGGGATTGttatcacagagctgggagttgacAAGGACAGTGGGAGGGGAAAATGGGGggtgtggtgcttgggagctgACTGGGATAGTGTGCATGCCCTCTGGATACTGGAGGAGGAAGGGCCTGAAATTGACAGCTGCAGGcagatgggagagagaagggtgAGGAATCGGGGCCTGAGAGGTAGTAGGggaaggcatttaccttgtatgtggctaactctgatttgatccctgacactgcagtgGTCCCCTAGCGCTACCAGGAAtggcctgagtacagagctaggaataagccctgagcactgccagatgtggccattgcatgccccgcccccccaaaccctcccccccaacaagATAGGGAGAAATTATTCCAGCAGCAAGTAGGTACGGGTCCGAATGGGCCCCTAATTCAGCAATACTTGAAAATTGTGTGATATTTAGGAGCCccaggatcacttttggtgataTTCAGCCAACTGGGTCAAGTGGTTCAGtacctggtgctgctctggcctGGGGATGCCCGGGTattccagggctactcctggctgggctggaaGGCCAAGAGGTGTTGGGGTTAAATTTGGTCTTTGCattaaccactgagcatctctctggccccttgcatggagtttttctgtttggattttcttccaccacccccacacacttaatttaatttttaattttatttatttatttatttatttatttattttttttttttttttgctttttgggtcacacctggcgatgcacaggggttactcctggctctgcactcaggaattacccctggcggtgctcaggggaccatatgggatgctgggattcgaactcggatcggccgcgtgcaaggcaaacgccctacccgctgtgctatcgctccagcccctcatttatttattttatttgcttatttttggctacactcagtggtattcagggttgCTTCTGActcggcactcagaaattaaacctggtagtgctcaggggaccatatggaatgccaggaatcaaacctgggttggccatgtagaaggcgaacgccctcccggctgtactattgctcaggctcccggagaactttttttttttttttgctttttgggtcacacctggcgatgcacaggggttattcctggctcatgcactcaggaattactcctggcagtgctcgggggggggggggccatatcggatgctgggaatcgaactcaggtcagcagtgtccaaggcaaacgccctacctgctgtgctattgctccagccccttgaagaggattttttttttttaaatttttattttattgaatcaccgtgaaaaaaaaaacaaagctttcaggtttaggtctcagtcatataatgattgaacccccatcccttcaccagtgcacatgttccaccaccaagaaccccaaaatgccccctcccacccagcccccacctaagtagctgatgatcctcactttattctctctatactttgaatacattcaatattttaatagagaactcactattattgtttggaattttcccccaacaatcaggcctgctgaaaaggcatcatttcatcatttcttttaattgctgagaatgaagactctataaaaTCGCATGGCCGCTTgaggccacgcagttttggatttctgatattttagctcagttcacaggctagatgcatttctgtaagaagccgctctgggtgccaaaatgggttagaagacctctggaatcaaagtctttaggagcagaaggtccgtttcacgctcagcagctccggatcttatctgggccaagggcgtgccggtaacgcccgcttcccatgattgcctatgagccacaaaactgcaaaaaccgtacttctgggttaggagtcttagaaggttcgaagagcatttttttttctttttgggccacacccagctatgctcaggggttactcctggttttgcactcaggaattactcctggtggtgcttgggggaccatatgggatgctggggatcgagcccaggtcggccgcatgcaaggcaaacgccctacccgctgtgctatcgctccggccccttgaagaGCATTTTTAAAGCCATTTATGAATGCTTCAGAAACATACAGGCACATCAGGTCAGAACAGACTTAAGAAATCAACAAACCCCCCCACAAAAGCATCTTTTCCTTGAGTTTCCTGCCTGGGGCATTGAGTTTGGGACCTGTGTGTCCTCCTTCTGGGTCATTGCACTCAGCCAGCGATCAGGTAGCCGGGCCAGAGGGAGGCCAGGGCAGGTGTGCTGAGCCAAGGGCAGTTTCTAGAATCGGAGCCTCTCCCTGTGACCGGTGCCACTTACAGAGTCAGGTGAGCCTTGAATAGAGGGcattgtgtgtgggtgtgtgcaggaAATGGCTGCTCTGATTAGGAATttcagtttgggggtgggggtatctCTAGTCACTGCTCACCAGAACATTCCATATATACAACCAACATGCTGACTACAGGTGGCTGCTGAGCACTCTGAGgagctgacattttattttaatttattttttggttttggggccatacccaactgtgctcaggggtcattcttagAGGGCTCTGGACACCCTGTGTGGtactgggggatcaaacccaggcggctcgcatgccaggcaagtgtcctccctgctgtactatggtgcCGGCCCCAGGAGCTGATATTTGACTTGTGTTTCAttgtaatgttttttttctttttgggtcacacctggcgatgcacagggttttactcctggctctacactcaggaattactcctggcggtgctcaggggaccatatgggatgctgggaatcaaacccaagttggccgcgtgcaaggcaaatgccctacccactgtgctattgctccagccccctcattgtCATGTGTTTGACTAGAACAAGGCACCTATATAACTAGGTGCTACTGTACTGGATAGCACATGTTCTAGAACAATCCAAGAAGTTTTTCCAGGGAGGGCTATTGGGAAGTGaatgaaagggaaagagggacatCCAGAGATGGAAAAGAGGCCAGGAAAAGATGAACTGGGTAAATTGAGGCACAGCAGGGCTCTGGAGTTAGACTTGGAAAGGAGAGATTTGAACCTTCAGGTGTCTGCTAGGGATCAAGCTGGTCTGTTTACCCTATTTGAGGAtcaatgtcatttttttcttttctgttcttttttttggggtgcccccagtggtgtttggggggctacatccagctcAGTGCCTGGGACTCCctctgggaggtgctcagggaatcagtgTGTCTGGACTTTGGGCTATTGCCCCAAGCTCTTTATTTCAtcgtttttggtttgtttttggggagtCAGGGGGACACTACTTTGTCATTGTTGTGAGGCCACACAGGAAATATTGGAGGCCACCAAGACCCGAAGCAGGATTGGGGTAGGGACAGGTAGACGTGTTAGGGTGAAAcctagggcttcacacatgcacagGCCCTGCAATGGCGCCTTGTCTTCACAGCTCCATCCAGCCAGAGCCTTTTCATCAAGTGGCTTCTCACTTTGTACCTAACTCCACTTCAGAAACGTTCACCTCTCCTGCTCCTGAAGTCACTGTGGAATCAGGCACTGCAGAGGTTTAAATCCTTTCTCCAAGAAATGTTTTTTCTATctctatgagatgctgggatctcTGCCACTCATGACATACGACATTTAGACTGCAAGGGACGTTTGATCTTTATTTCACtctatctgtatcactgtcatcccattgctcatcgatttgctcgagcgggcaccagttacttctccattgtgaggtttattgttactgtttttggcatatcgaatacaccacaggtagcttgccaggctctgccgtgcaggcaagatactctcagtagcttgccgggctctccgagagggacagaagaatcgaactcaggtcggctgcatgcaaggcaaacaccctacccgctgtgctatcgctccagctatttATTTAGGCAGAAAATAAGCCTAATATTTTACTatctggggcaatagtacagcggggagagtgcttgccttgcacacagctaatgtgggtttgatcctggcatcccatatggttccctgagcaccatcaggagtaattcctgagcacagagccaggagtcacccctgagcatcactgggtatgggccccccaaaaaaacacagaaaagaataGTGACTAGTTGGTCACCGTTTGCCACAAGGAAGCAGCCCTCAAAGATAAAtacaggaccagagaaatagtctAGGGGTAACgcatttgcctcgcatgaagTGACCCCAACATCACATAGTATCctctgagtcttgccaggagtggttcttgattcctgagcacagagccaggagtcagctcttaGCACCCCTGCTATGTCCaccaacccaaaccaaacaaggcaagcactaggaaaagcaaaagcagtgcctttctttcttttcttttcttttttttttttggacgggGGCTtgcaactggcgatgctcaggggttactcctggcactgcactcagaaattacttttggcggtgctcaggggaccatatgggatgctgggactcgaacccgggtcggccgcgtgtaaggcaagtgccctacccgctgtgctatcgctccagccccacgaccaTGTTTTTTTTAAGAGCACTGTGAAGGGTCAGGCATGAAAGAATTACAGATATTCCAGCACCGTGCTGAGTGTCTCTTTGACCGTCCCTGGAAGTGAAAAGAGAGTGACTCTAGCACTGTGTTATTCTGAGTTATTTAAAGCCCTGTGAGCCTTTTCTCCTGAGGGCCTGGTATGCACCCCTCCTTTTAGGAAACCTTGCCCAGTTTCTCTGGTGGCTCAGTCAGCTGAGTTATGATGGGTTTGTGAGTCCGggaggacacagacacagagagatcaAGCCACTTTTCTGAAGTCACACAGCTGCGCCAGCTTCAAGCATGCTCCCGCTCAGAAATGCTTCCAAGTTTCCTCTTCAATGCAAACAGCGTGTGTTTGCACCCCCAGACACCGGGGAGGGGAGGCTTGAACCTCCCCACTGCAGGCTCAGGGGTCGCTCAAACCATTCCTTCCAGTGGAAAGGGGATGGACACCgggtcccccaccaccacccctggaTGAGCAGAGcgcatgagtgacccctgtggcaCTCGCACACGAGGCGGAGCACATCCCTGGGGTCATGCTTCCCTTCTCCCGCCTAGAGGGACCTTGTGCCAGTGTGGGTGCCCCCGGGGTGAGCACCTGGCCGTGGCAGTGGAGGACGCGTTCGGGGCAGCCGTGGTGACCGTGTGGGACAGCGCCGTGCACACCACCGAGAAGCCCACCGATGCCTACGGGGAGGTGGACTTCACGGGCGCCAGCCGCAAGGCCAGCAATGTGAGCGCCGGGCAGGGTGGGCGGCGGGGCCCTGGCCTGTGCCCACACTGCTCAATGCCCGTCTCCGTCTCTCACCCGCTGCTCGCTCTGcgctgtctctctccctgtctctgtcttcctctgtctctgccccCATTTCTCTGGTCTCTGCCCCCGTCTCTGGTCTCTGCTCCTTTCTCTCTGGTCTGTGTCCCCCTCTGCTCTGTCCCTGTCCCCGTGTCTCCTGTGTTGTCCACAGTTCCTCCGGCTCTCTGACCGCACGGATCCGGCCACAGTTTACAATCTGGTGACGCGCTCATGGGGCTTCCGGGCCCCAAACCTGGTGGTTTCTGTGCTGGGGGGGTCAGGGGACCCCACGCTCCAGACCTGGCTGCAGGACCTGCTGCGACGCGGGCTGGTGCGGGCCGCCCAGAGCACAGGTGACCAGGGGCTTGGGTGGGCACCTGCCTGCCCTTCTCTGGAGCTCTGAGCGCGCTCAGGGAGCTTCTGTTTCGCCagggtctgtccctctctcctgaCTCTTACCGCGCCCTGTGTCCCTCCAGGGGCCTGGGTCGTCACTGGGGGTCTGCACACTGGCATCGGCCGCCATGTGGGCGTGGCTGTGCGGGACCACCAGATGGCCAGCACCGGGGGCGCCAAGGTCGTGGCCATGGGAGTGGCGCCCTGGGGTGTGGTTCGGAACAGAGACACCCTCATCAATAGCAA
This Sorex araneus isolate mSorAra2 chromosome 8, mSorAra2.pri, whole genome shotgun sequence DNA region includes the following protein-coding sequences:
- the HRC gene encoding sarcoplasmic reticulum histidine-rich calcium-binding protein; amino-acid sequence: MGHQAPWPHTCLLWTAVTILLLPPAMTQQLRGPGPSPSPWNHNVGLPGPSEDTSAELGRPSHGGEKEGLPPVSGRHVLSYGEEDRDVSQEYGDRLQGMNSEEGTQQEGADLVGHRHHGHQEEEEEEEEEVVSSEHHHYSTRHTHRSHGEEDEDEKGGDASSEYGLQVHGHRGHKDEDEDDDNNDASNEYGLQVHGHQGHKDEDEDDDDNDDASNEYGLQVHGHRGHKDEDEDDDDNDASNEYGLQVHGHQGHKDEDEDEDDDNNDASSEYGLQVHRHRGHREEEDEDMSEEDHTHVPSHGQQGHRDEEDEDEDVSTEQWHPVHRHPQGQEEDEEEEEEEGLSVRFSHPVASHQPQGLKSPEHEVFPGEHKSVAPGHQHQRAAEEDDEDLSATLSHQAPSSRDEGTGEKASIKEELSPRPQGHAEGEEMSHWETRESAEEADKKGEERGPEEEEEEEEEDSQQGGRSHQGRPEQKDEEDEDDGGHGVSLSQEEEEEEEEEEEGERKHERAEVGAPFRSSHQEEEEEEGLEEDQFPFTIIPKPPSAREVAGESASEEDSGEDTDSQDAQDYGNYQPGSLCSYCSFCNRCTECENCHCDEENMGEHCDQCQHCQFCYLCPLVCETVCTPGSYVDYFSSSLYQALADMLEPREP